One stretch of Thermoplasmata archaeon DNA includes these proteins:
- a CDS encoding radical SAM protein — translation MAHWPHASKEAVGEDSEANEPGKLGERNVMGMRRAEWSCGWPPTNALVGAGGRDSTVAIAPPDLRPCAPLAHERATGAGGGSTPPISCAPPLEFAGWSGGGQRDSGGQGAPPEERRGPDGAREGRFDPVRRARELEDVVCRGEQRRYYRFRPARWYGGISTGDVCGCNLLCLFCWAGDDIRSSPGEFGALHTPASAFRNLDRIARRKGYRLLRLSGQEPTIGREHLLGLLSLTEDAGYDFILETNGILIGAEGDYAPSLARFRHLEVRVSLKGTCEEEFSALTGAGPSGFTLQLRALENLVASGVRCHPAVMVSFSSPENLRRLVARLGGIDSSLARGVEVEELILYPHVVRRLKSAGLGWREAHQPERVPERLV, via the coding sequence GTGGCCCATTGGCCCCATGCTTCGAAGGAGGCCGTAGGGGAAGATTCCGAGGCGAACGAGCCGGGGAAGCTTGGTGAGAGGAACGTGATGGGGATGCGGAGGGCTGAATGGAGCTGTGGATGGCCACCGACCAATGCGCTCGTGGGAGCCGGCGGGAGGGACAGCACGGTGGCGATTGCACCGCCGGACCTGCGCCCCTGCGCGCCCTTGGCGCACGAGAGAGCGACTGGCGCCGGGGGAGGCTCAACGCCCCCGATTTCATGTGCACCACCGCTGGAGTTCGCGGGGTGGAGTGGGGGTGGGCAGAGGGACTCCGGAGGCCAAGGAGCACCCCCGGAGGAGCGGCGCGGTCCGGACGGTGCTCGCGAGGGGCGATTCGACCCCGTGCGAAGGGCCCGGGAGCTTGAGGACGTCGTGTGCCGCGGTGAGCAGAGGCGCTACTACCGATTCAGGCCCGCGAGGTGGTACGGCGGAATCAGCACGGGGGACGTGTGCGGCTGCAACCTCCTCTGCCTGTTCTGCTGGGCCGGGGACGACATTCGCAGCAGTCCGGGCGAATTCGGCGCGCTCCACACACCCGCGTCCGCGTTCCGGAATCTCGACCGCATCGCCCGGAGAAAGGGCTACCGTCTGCTAAGGCTCAGCGGGCAGGAGCCCACGATAGGAAGGGAACACCTGCTTGGGCTGCTCTCGCTGACCGAGGACGCCGGATACGACTTCATTCTCGAGACCAACGGAATTCTAATCGGGGCGGAGGGGGACTACGCTCCCTCTCTCGCTCGATTCCGCCATCTGGAGGTGCGGGTCTCTCTCAAGGGGACATGCGAGGAGGAGTTCTCCGCGCTCACGGGCGCGGGCCCCTCCGGCTTCACCCTGCAGCTCCGGGCGCTCGAGAACCTCGTCGCCTCTGGGGTCAGGTGCCACCCAGCGGTCATGGTCTCCTTTTCCTCGCCGGAAAACCTGCGGAGGCTGGTGGCGAGACTGGGCGGCATCGATTCATCACTGGCGAGGGGCGTTGAGGTCGAGGAGCTGATTCTCTACCCGCACGTGGTGAGGAGGCTCAAAAGCGCGGGGCTGGGCTGGAGGGAAGCGCACCAGCCCGAGAGGGTGCCGGAGAGGCTGGTGTGA
- a CDS encoding redoxin domain-containing protein produces the protein MAGPGGKRMAEQIKIGDTAPDFRLKDQRGNDVTLSGLRGKKVLLSFHPLAWTSVCARQMKGLERNFERFRKLGVVPLGLSVDSVPTKSAWARHLRVRRLRLLSDFWPHGDYARRLGLFIEEKGFSNRANVLLDEEGKMIWMKVYPIPELPDLKEVFAVLKEH, from the coding sequence ATGGCCGGGCCCGGAGGAAAAAGGATGGCGGAGCAGATAAAGATCGGAGACACTGCGCCGGACTTCAGGCTAAAGGACCAGAGGGGCAACGATGTGACCCTGTCGGGGCTGAGGGGGAAGAAGGTGCTTCTTTCCTTCCACCCTCTAGCCTGGACGAGCGTGTGCGCGAGGCAGATGAAGGGGCTCGAGAGGAATTTCGAGCGCTTCAGGAAACTGGGCGTCGTGCCGCTCGGCCTGAGCGTTGACAGCGTGCCGACGAAGAGTGCCTGGGCGCGCCACCTGCGCGTCCGGAGGCTCAGGCTCCTCTCGGACTTCTGGCCCCACGGGGATTACGCCCGCAGGCTCGGCCTCTTCATTGAAGAGAAGGGTTTCTCGAATCGTGCAAACGTCCTGCTCGATGAAGAGGGCAAAATGATATGGATGAAGGTCTATCCCATACCAGAGCTGCCGGACCTGAAGGAGGTCTTCGCCGTCCTGAAGGAGCACTAG
- a CDS encoding nitroreductase family protein, translating into MDVVRAIEERRAYRSLEQVEIPDETVRELARCAALAASCFNNQPARFVFVRSREGLERLRPVFSRGNEWCTAASMVAAVFSGRELDCVIGEREYFLFDTGMAVATMILRATELGLVAHPIAGFNEKKAKEALRIPESMRLITLILFGKRSGARSPLLSDAQWELEQKRPERLSFEKFVWMESYGEPGVREG; encoded by the coding sequence ATGGACGTCGTGAGAGCGATTGAGGAGCGCAGGGCGTATCGCTCGCTGGAGCAGGTTGAGATTCCGGACGAAACTGTCAGGGAGCTGGCGCGTTGCGCGGCCCTCGCGGCCTCGTGCTTCAACAACCAGCCCGCGCGCTTCGTCTTCGTGCGGAGCCGGGAAGGGCTAGAGCGCCTCAGGCCCGTGTTCAGCCGCGGCAACGAATGGTGCACCGCGGCCTCGATGGTCGCGGCGGTTTTCAGCGGGAGGGAGCTGGACTGCGTGATTGGAGAGAGGGAGTATTTCCTCTTTGACACCGGCATGGCGGTCGCGACAATGATTCTGCGCGCGACGGAGCTTGGCCTCGTCGCCCACCCGATTGCGGGTTTTAATGAAAAGAAAGCTAAAGAGGCCCTACGAATTCCGGAGAGCATGAGGCTGATAACTCTCATTCTCTTCGGAAAACGCTCGGGCGCGCGCAGTCCCCTCCTGAGTGACGCGCAGTGGGAGCTGGAGCAAAAGAGACCCGAGAGACTCTCGTTTGAGAAATTCGTCTGGATGGAGAGCTATGGGGAGCCTGGCGTGAGGGAGGGCTGA